The proteins below are encoded in one region of Juglans microcarpa x Juglans regia isolate MS1-56 chromosome 4D, Jm3101_v1.0, whole genome shotgun sequence:
- the LOC121259358 gene encoding hydroxyproline O-galactosyltransferase HPGT3-like → MENLPTAMKSERRWRSKPLQTTKPSLVMAFFSCLAWLYVAGRLWQDAENRKLLTNLLYKNSLQRPKVLTVEDKLTVLGCRDLERRIVEAEMDLTLAKSQGYLNNQLQQSKSSSGRRLLAVIGLYTGFGSHLKRNVFRGSWMPKGDALRKLEERGVVIRFVIGRSANRGDSLDRNIDKENRTTKDFLILEGHEEAQEELPKKAKYFFSTAVQKWDAEFYVKVDDNIDLDLEGLIGLLDRRRGQDGAYIGCMKSGDVISEEGKPWYEPDWWKFGDEKSYFRHAAGSLLILSKNLAQYININSASLKTYAHDDVSMGSWMMGIQATYTDDNRLCCSSIRQDKVCSLA, encoded by the exons ATGGAGAACTTACCGACGGCAATGAAATCAGAGCGGCGGTGGAGATCTAAGCCTCTCCAGACCACCAAACCCTCGCTCGTGATGGCCTTCTTCTCTTGCCTCGCTTGGCTCTACGTTGCTGGCCG GTTGTGGCAAGACGCAGAGAACAGAAAATTACTTACTAATCTTCTTTACAAGAACTCCCTCCAG AGACCCAAGGTTCTTACAGTAGAAGATAAGCTAACGGTGCTAGGATGCAG AGATTTGGAGAGGAGAATTGTGGAAGCTGAAATGGACCTGACACTGGCTAAGAGTCAAGGGTACCTCAATAACCAATTGCAGCAAAGCAAGTCTTCTTCTGGCCGAAGGCTTCTTGCCGTTATTGGGCTTTATACTGGATTTGGTAGTCACTTGAAGCGAAACGTTTTTAGAGGGTCTTGGATGCCTAAAG GTGATGCTTTGAGAAAACTTGAAGAAAGAGGAGTGGTCATTCGTTTTGTAATTGGTCGGAG TGCCAATCGAGGTGATAGCTTAGATCGCAATATTGACAAGGAAAATCGCACAACAAAGGATTTCTTGATTCTT GAAGGTCATGAAGAGGCTCAAGAAGAGCTGCCGAAGAAAGCGAAGTACTTCTTCAGTACTGCAGTTCAAAAATGGGATGCTGAATTTTATGTAAAAGTTGATGACAATATAGACCTTGATCTTG AGGGTTTAATTGGACTTCTTGATCGTCGTCGTGGTCAAGATGGTGCTTACATTGGGTGCATGAAGTCAGGAGATGTGATATCTGAGGA GGGTAAGCCTTGGTATGAACCTGATTGGTGGAAATTCGGTGATGAGAAATC GTACTTCCGACATGCAGCTGGCTCTCTTCTTATACTCTCCAAGAATTTAGCTCAGTATATTAACATAAACAG TGCATCTCTTAAAACTTATGCTCACGATGATGTATCAATGGGTTCGTGGATGATGGGTATCCAAGCAACCTACACAGATGACAATCGCCTTTGCTGCAGTAGTATTAGACAAG ACAAGGTGTGCTCCCTGGCTTGA
- the LOC121259356 gene encoding heparanase-like protein 3 isoform X1, with translation MQKILSYGMCSLYLLFCTCFWLYWLIQIFSAASHGTTRLGITIEGVVLINGTTCIARIDDDFVCATLDWWPPEKCDYGTCGWGRTSLLNLDLNNVILMNAIKAFSPLKIRLGGTLQDKVIYDTEGNPPQCSSFVKNNSELLGFSQGCLPMSRWDELNIFFKKAGAVVVFGLNELSGKTVDSQGSAIGAWNSSDAESLIRYTVNKGYTIHGWELGNELSGNGVGTRVPAHQYASDINSLQNMVQNIYAGFELKPLVIAPGGFFDANWFTEFIKETPESLQVVSHHIYSLGPGVDDHLIDRILDPSSLDSVSQTFGSLRSILKSSGTRAVAWVGEAGGAYNSGHHLVTDAFVFSFWYLDQLGMASSFDTKTYCRQSLVGGNYGLLDASTLVPNPDYYSALLWHRLMGRNVLSTNFSGTNNIRAYAHCSKKKQGITLLLINLDSNATVQVHVSTENATSLSTSTTQENQTPRTRLATMSRGSKISNITREEYHLTAKDGDLHSQTMLLNGKILAVNSSGDIPFLEPITVNQSEPITVAPFSIVFAQIPYIIFSVCN, from the exons ATGCAGAAGATTTTGTCTTATGGGATGTGTTCTCTGTATCTTCTCTTTTGTACGTGTTTCTGGCTTTACTGGCTTATTCAAATATTCTCTGCGGCTTCACACGGTACGACAAGGCTTGGAATTACCATCGAAGGCGTCGTTTTAATAAATGGAACAACTTGTATTGCAAGAATAGATGATGATTTTGTCTGTGCCACTTTGGATTGGTGGCCTCCTGAGAAATGTGACTATGGAACATGTGGCTGGGGCAGAACTTCTCTGCTGAATCTA GACCTTAACAATGTTATATTAATGAATGCCATCAAAG CTTTTTCTCCCCTAAAAATCAGATTAGGGGGAACCTTACAAGACAAAGTCATATACGACACAGAAGGCAATCCTCCACAATGCAGCTCATTTGTGAAAAACAACTCTGAGTTGCTAGGTTTCTCTCAAGGCTGCCTCCCTATGTCTCGCTGGGATGAactcaacattttcttcaaaaaagcCGG GGCTGTGGTTGTTTTTGGTCTAAATGAACTAAGCGGCAAGACTGTAGATTCACAAGGTTCTGCTATAGGAGCTTGGAATTCCAGTGATGCCGAGTCACTTATACGATATACTGTCAATAAGGGTTACACTATTCATGGATGGGAGCTTG GAAATGAACTGAGTGGGAATGGAGTTGGAACAAGGGTTCCAGCACATCAATATGCATCTGACATAAACTCTCTCCAAAATATGGTGCAAAATATTTATGCTGGTTTTGAACTTAAACCACTAGTCATTGCGCCAGGAGGTTTCTTTGATGCGAACTGGTTCACGGAATTCATCAAGGAAACACCCGAGTCTCTTCAAGTGGTCTCCCACCATATTTATAGCCTTGGTCCAG GTGTTGATGATCACCTTATTGACAGGATCCTAGATCCATCTAGTCTTGACAGCGTATCGCAGACCTTTGGTAGCCTTCGGAGCATTCTGAAGAGTAGTGGGACTCGAGCAGTTGCATGGGTTGGAGAAGCAGGCGGGGCTTATAATAGCGGCCATCATCTTGTCACTGATGCATTTGTTTTTAGTTTCTG GTACTTGGACCAGCTCGGAATGGCATCATCTTTTGACACCAAAACATATTGTAGACAATCATTAGTTGGTGGAAACTATGGCCTACTCGACGCTTCCACATTGGTTCCAAATCCTGATTACTACAG TGCCCTTCTTTGGCATCGTTTGATGGGAAGGAATGTTCTATCCACAAACTTCTCCGGAACAAATAATATCCGAGCTTATGCTCACTGCTCAAAGAAAAAG CAAGGAATCACATTGCTCCTGATCAACCTagacagtaacgctacagttcAAGTGCACGTTTCAACAGAAAATGCTACCAGCCTCAGCACTTCGACTACACAAGAAAATCAAACTCCAAGGACTAGGCTTGCTACAATGTCTCGAGGGtctaaaattagtaatattacAAGAGAAGAATACCACCTGACAGCCAAGGATGGGGATTTACACAGCCAAACAATGCTTCTTAATGGAAAAATACTTGCTGTAAATTCCTCGGGGGATATTCCATTCTTGGAACCAATCACTGTAAACCAATCAGAACCAATAACTGTAGCTCCTTTCTCTATTGTATTTGCTCAAATACCTTATATTATTTTCTCTGTATGTAATTAG
- the LOC121259359 gene encoding nonsense-mediated mRNA decay protein 2-like, translating to MDTLRSNAVVWEGFLCSVVEAMVLEIAIVAAKSLVCSLLRMGIMPKGIDVMPKEADTSGGFPISEVHAVRKPGPENKDASETEDDEDEDEDDDDAVDDGENDGGNDDDAYGNDDDDDGDPADELEANGDGGSEDDDEDEDDDDDDEEEEDDDEEEEEDEEETPQPPAKKRK from the exons ATGGATACTCTTCGTTCGAACGCGGTAGTCTGGGAAGGTTTTCTCTGCTCTGTGGTGGAGGCTATGGTGCTTGAGATTGCCATTGTCGCTGCCAAGTCTCTTGTTTGCTCTCTCTTGAGG aTGGGAATTATGCCAAAGGGAATAGATGTTATGCCCAAAGAGGCTGATACATCTGGAGG gTTTCCAATTTCTGAGGTGCATGCAGTCAGGAAACCTGGTCCCGAGAACAAAGACGCTAGTGAAACAGAGGATGACGAAgacgaagatgaagatgatgatgatgccgTGGATGATGGGGAAAATGATGGAGGTAATGATGATGATGCATATGGcaatgatgatgacgatgatgggGATCCTGCTGATGAGCTTGAGGCTAATGGTGATGGTGGAAGTGAAGATGACgacgaagacgaagacgatgacgatgatgacgaagaggaagaagacgatgatgaggaagaagaggaggatgaggaagagaCACCCCAGCCACCTGCAAAGAAGAGGAAATGA
- the LOC121259356 gene encoding heparanase-like protein 1 isoform X2 — protein sequence MQKILSYGMCSLYLLFCTCFWLYWLIQIFSAASHGTTRLGITIEGVVLINGTTCIARIDDDFVCATLDWWPPEKCDYGTCGWGRTSLLNLDLNNVILMNAIKAFSPLKIRLGGTLQDKVIYDTEGNPPQCSSFVKNNSELLGFSQGCLPMSRWDELNIFFKKAGAVVVFGLNELSGKTVDSQGSAIGAWNSSDAESLIRYTVNKGYTIHGWELGVDDHLIDRILDPSSLDSVSQTFGSLRSILKSSGTRAVAWVGEAGGAYNSGHHLVTDAFVFSFWYLDQLGMASSFDTKTYCRQSLVGGNYGLLDASTLVPNPDYYSALLWHRLMGRNVLSTNFSGTNNIRAYAHCSKKKQGITLLLINLDSNATVQVHVSTENATSLSTSTTQENQTPRTRLATMSRGSKISNITREEYHLTAKDGDLHSQTMLLNGKILAVNSSGDIPFLEPITVNQSEPITVAPFSIVFAQIPYIIFSVCN from the exons ATGCAGAAGATTTTGTCTTATGGGATGTGTTCTCTGTATCTTCTCTTTTGTACGTGTTTCTGGCTTTACTGGCTTATTCAAATATTCTCTGCGGCTTCACACGGTACGACAAGGCTTGGAATTACCATCGAAGGCGTCGTTTTAATAAATGGAACAACTTGTATTGCAAGAATAGATGATGATTTTGTCTGTGCCACTTTGGATTGGTGGCCTCCTGAGAAATGTGACTATGGAACATGTGGCTGGGGCAGAACTTCTCTGCTGAATCTA GACCTTAACAATGTTATATTAATGAATGCCATCAAAG CTTTTTCTCCCCTAAAAATCAGATTAGGGGGAACCTTACAAGACAAAGTCATATACGACACAGAAGGCAATCCTCCACAATGCAGCTCATTTGTGAAAAACAACTCTGAGTTGCTAGGTTTCTCTCAAGGCTGCCTCCCTATGTCTCGCTGGGATGAactcaacattttcttcaaaaaagcCGG GGCTGTGGTTGTTTTTGGTCTAAATGAACTAAGCGGCAAGACTGTAGATTCACAAGGTTCTGCTATAGGAGCTTGGAATTCCAGTGATGCCGAGTCACTTATACGATATACTGTCAATAAGGGTTACACTATTCATGGATGGGAGCTTG GTGTTGATGATCACCTTATTGACAGGATCCTAGATCCATCTAGTCTTGACAGCGTATCGCAGACCTTTGGTAGCCTTCGGAGCATTCTGAAGAGTAGTGGGACTCGAGCAGTTGCATGGGTTGGAGAAGCAGGCGGGGCTTATAATAGCGGCCATCATCTTGTCACTGATGCATTTGTTTTTAGTTTCTG GTACTTGGACCAGCTCGGAATGGCATCATCTTTTGACACCAAAACATATTGTAGACAATCATTAGTTGGTGGAAACTATGGCCTACTCGACGCTTCCACATTGGTTCCAAATCCTGATTACTACAG TGCCCTTCTTTGGCATCGTTTGATGGGAAGGAATGTTCTATCCACAAACTTCTCCGGAACAAATAATATCCGAGCTTATGCTCACTGCTCAAAGAAAAAG CAAGGAATCACATTGCTCCTGATCAACCTagacagtaacgctacagttcAAGTGCACGTTTCAACAGAAAATGCTACCAGCCTCAGCACTTCGACTACACAAGAAAATCAAACTCCAAGGACTAGGCTTGCTACAATGTCTCGAGGGtctaaaattagtaatattacAAGAGAAGAATACCACCTGACAGCCAAGGATGGGGATTTACACAGCCAAACAATGCTTCTTAATGGAAAAATACTTGCTGTAAATTCCTCGGGGGATATTCCATTCTTGGAACCAATCACTGTAAACCAATCAGAACCAATAACTGTAGCTCCTTTCTCTATTGTATTTGCTCAAATACCTTATATTATTTTCTCTGTATGTAATTAG